A region of the Pseudomonadota bacterium genome:
AGAGAGCTCTTCGCGAGACAGCTCGCCCCGCAACTGCCCATCACTTATAACTAGCACCCTATCTGCGAGGCCAATAACCTCCTCAAGCTCGCTCGATACGAAGAGGATCGCTAGCCCCTTTGCCGCAAGCTCAAAAAGAATTGAATAGATCTCTCGGCGCGCCCCTACATCAACCCCACGCGTCGGCTCATCAAGTAGTAGCACCTGGGGATGAGTAGCAAGGCACCGTCCAAGCACGACTTTCTGTTGATTTCCACCAGAGAGTTTATGTGCCAATTGCTCCGGACCGCTACACCGAATGCGGAGTGATTCGATGCAGCGTAGCGCTATCTCCCGTTCCGTTTTTTTCTCTCTAAAGATTCCATTGCCGCCCTTTGTAAGCATAGAGATGATAACGTTATCGCATAGCGAGCTCTCGGCGATAATTCCCTGCTCCTTGCGGCTCTCAGGCAATAGCGAAATTCCTAAGGCACTGGAAGTAACGGGGGAGGGTGCGCTCAACTCTTTACCACAGACCCTGATCGTGCCGCTGACGGGGGGCGTTATGCCGAAGATACCCTCAAGGATCTCCGTTCTACCCGAGCCGATTAGACCAGTAATCCCTACTATCTCACCTGCTCGCACTGTAATATCGCAGGGGGTATGTCGAGGGGAGGCTCTGAAGTTTTTTAGCTCTAGCGCCGCTGCTCCGATCGGACGGGAATGATAGCCGTAAAGATCCTGAATATCCCGTCCAACGATCATATGAATTAACTTATCGCGCTGAAGCAGCGGTGCTTTAAGCTCTCCTGA
Encoded here:
- a CDS encoding sugar ABC transporter ATP-binding protein, translated to MRPLLEATAISKSFGSNTVLEEVSISIARGEILSVVGENGAGKSTFAKILSGIVAPDSGSLHLSGNEVHFTHPREAIDAGIGIVHQELCLAENLTVTENLLLGREKLRYGLFDRLAMKRVALTALERLGVTLNPNRLVSTLSAAERQMVEIARVLSYDAKLLIFDEPTSSLSDTEAHALLELIKRLKRDGVSILYVSHRLPEVQEISDRVIALRDGKNSGELKAPLLQRDKLIHMIVGRDIQDLYGYHSRPIGAAALELKNFRASPRHTPCDITVRAGEIVGITGLIGSGRTEILEGIFGITPPVSGTIRVCGKELSAPSPVTSSALGISLLPESRKEQGIIAESSLCDNVIISMLTKGGNGIFREKKTEREIALRCIESLRIRCSGPEQLAHKLSGGNQQKVVLGRCLATHPQVLLLDEPTRGVDVGARREIYSILFELAAKGLAILFVSSELEEVIGLADRVLVISDGQLRGELSREELSEHAIMALASPQSRIAI